A region from the Benincasa hispida cultivar B227 chromosome 12, ASM972705v1, whole genome shotgun sequence genome encodes:
- the LOC120067803 gene encoding dihydroorotate dehydrogenase (quinone), mitochondrial produces the protein MAATVSRKLIRDACCKGAISRLIQGARHRSSAPETIHKIPHTSKKGRLLTGATIGLVIAGGAYVSTADEATFGGWLFSATKLVNPFFALLDPEVAHRLGVSAAARGWVPREKRPDPPILGLEVWGRNFSNPIGLAAGFDKHAEAVDGLLGLGFGFMEVGSVTPIPQDGNPKPRVFRLRGEGAIINRYGFNSEGIVVVAKRLGAQHGKRKLDETSSTTPSSSDDVKQGGKAGPGILGVNLGKNKNSEDAAADYVQGVHTLSQYADYLVINVSSPNTPGLRALQGRKQLKDLIRKVQEARDEMQWGEEGPPPLLVKIAPDLSKEDLEDIAAVALALRLDGLIITNTTVSRPEPVDKNPLAAEAGGLSGKPLFNLSTNILKEMYILTRGKIPLIGCGGISSGEDAYKKIRAGATLVQLYTAFAYGGPALIPQIKRELAECLERDGFKSIQEAVGADFR, from the exons ATGGCGGCTACAGTTTCTCGAAAATTAATAAGAGATGCGTGCTGTAAAGGGGCGATTTCACGTCTTATCCAAGGCGCAAGGCACCGGTCTTCTGCTCCTGAGACCATTCATAAGATCCCTCATACTTCTAAGAAG GGGAGATTATTAACCGGAGCCACCATAGGCCTAGTGATAGCTGGAGGAGCTTATGTGAGTACTGCAGATGAAGCAACTTTCGG GGGTTGGCTATTCTCTGCTACGAaactggtgaaccccttttttgCCCTTCTTGACCCTGAGGTTGCTCATAGGCTAGGTGTCTCAGCAGCAGCTCGTGGTTGGGTTCCAAGGGAAAAGAGGCCTGACCCACCAATTTTAGGTCTTGAAGTTTGGGGAAGGAACTTTTCAAATCCTATAGGTCTTGCTGCAGGTTTTGATAAACATGCTGAGGCTGTTGATGGACTTCTTGGATTAGGCTTTGGCTTTATGGAGGTTGGTTCTGTGACACCCATTCCACAAGATGGCAATCCAAAGCCTCGTGTTTTCCGGTTGCGCGGGGAAGG AGCTATCATTAATAGATATGGCTTCAATAGTGAAGGAATTGTTGTAGTTGCAAAGAGGTTAGGTGCCCAGCATGGAAAAAGAAAGCTAGATGAAACTTCGAGCACTACACCTTCCTCCAGTGATGACGTCAAACAGGGTGGTAAAGCTGGTCCTGGAATTCTTGGAGTCAATCTCGGAAAGAACAAGAATAGTGAAGATGCTGCTGCAGACTATGTGCAAGGCGTTCATACATTATCACAGTATGCTGACTACTTG GTGATTAATGTTTCATCTCCCAATACCCCTGGTTTACGTGCGCTTCAAGGTAGGAAGCAATTAAAGGACCTTATTCGTAAG GTTCAAGAAGCTCGGGATGAAATGCAATGGGGGGAGGAGGGTCCTCCTCCACTGCTTGTAAAAATTGCCCCCGACTTGTCTAAAGAAGACCTTGAAGATATAGCAGCT GTTGCTCTAGCCCTCCGTTTGGATGGATTG ATTATAACTAATACAACTGTTTCAAGACCAGAGCCTGTTGATAAAAATCCATTGGCTGCTGAAGCAGGTGGACTAAGTGGGAAGCCTCTCTTCAATCTATCCACCAATATCTTGAAGGAGATGTATATTTTGACCAGG GGAAAGATTCCCTTAATTGGCTGTGGTGGCATCAGCAG TGGTGAGGATGCTTACAAGAAAATACGAGCTGGAGCAACTCTTGTTCAGCTTTATACAGCCTTTGCCTATGGTGGGCCTGCCTTGATTCCTCAGATAAAG aGGGAACTTGCTGAATGCTTAGAAAGAGATGGTTTCAAGTCTATCCAAGAAGCAGTTGGTGCAGACTTTAGATAA